One genomic window of Bombus fervidus isolate BK054 chromosome 14, iyBomFerv1, whole genome shotgun sequence includes the following:
- the LOC139994285 gene encoding uncharacterized protein, which yields MTNLIFGVGIGLFLILILWALALFVFIISLKIEKKIGTLAILIVSICTIVLLILPRASEKSNTNDKKIYDHLFIWRILLLILLVISSIISLVGYVKFEITKSIKPVRITNWIF from the exons ATGACTAATTTGATATTTGGAGTTGGTATAGgattgtttcttattttaattctttgggCTTTGGctctatttgtatttattatttctttaaaaattgaaaaaaaaattggtaCTCTTGCTATACTTATAGTTAGTATATGTACAATCGTTTTACTTATATTGCCAAGGGCATCAGAGAAATCTAATACCAATGACAAAaag ATATATGATCATCTATTCATCTGGCGTATcttattactaatattattagtaataTCATCTATTATTAGTTTAGTGGGatatgtaaaatttgaaataacaaaatcTATCAAACCAGTTCGAATAACTAattggattttttaa
- the LOC139994282 gene encoding thioredoxin, mitochondrial: MLRSITKLSSVLVRFVSSSYQKNKQFEINNNSEFVSKVMNSSVPVIVNFHAEWCDPCKILTPKLIELIGPMDKLDLAIVNLESNPELVHIFEVKAVPAIIAISSGLVVDKFVGLTDLNIIENLIQKLTNTPINSENDKGKI; encoded by the coding sequence atgttgcGTAGCATTACTAAGCTTTCATCGGTTTTAGTGAGATTTGTTTCTTCGTCATACCAGAAGAATAAgcagtttgaaataaataataatagtgaATTTGTTAGCAAGGTAATGAACAGTTCAGTACCAGTCATTGTAAATTTTCATGCTGAGTGGTGTGATCCTTGTAAAATATTGACACCTAAATTAATAGAACTCATAGGACCAATGGATAAACTAGATCTTGCTATTGTAAATTTGGAATCAAATCCAGAATTAGTACATATTTTTGAAGTAAAAGCTGTGCCAGCTATTATAGCAATTTCAAGCGGATTAGTAGTTGATAAATTTGTAGGTTTAACTGATTTAAAtatcatagaaaatttaatacagaAACTTACAAATACACCGATAAATTCTGAAAATGATAAgggaaaaatttaa